A region of Haliotis asinina isolate JCU_RB_2024 chromosome 9, JCU_Hal_asi_v2, whole genome shotgun sequence DNA encodes the following proteins:
- the LOC137296003 gene encoding universal stress protein YxiE-like, translating to MSAEQCCKVLIAMDGSDHSNYAFDWYMDKLHRKGNDVVVAHCPDYSAIYHTPGIGGDPSLVAELVREEAVKIGVIIDKLRERLTQTGVPGRILRLNGDPGPSLVKAAEEEEVDYVVTGTRGRGMVSRKLLGSVSDYVVHHSHMPVVVCQRPKQQQQQQQQQEQEQV from the exons ATGTCGGCCGAGCAGTGTTGTAAAGTTCTGATAGCCATGGATGGGAGCGACCATTCCAACTACGCGTTTGATT GGTACATGGACAAGCTTCACCGGAAGGGGAATGACGTAGTGGTGGCGCACTGCCCTGACTACAGCGCCATCTATCACACAC CCGGTATTGGTGGCGATCCGTCCCTAGTTGCCGAGCTCGTGCGAGAAGAGGCTGTCAAAATCGGCGTCATTATCGACAAATTGCGTGAAAGACTGACTCAAACCGGG GTACCGGGCCGTATTCTGCGTCTGAATGGTGATCCTGGCCCGTCTCTGGTGAAGGCAGCGGAGGAGGAAGAGGTTGATTATGTCGTGACGGGAACGCGCGGACGGGGGATGGTGAGCAGGAAGTTACTCGGCAGCGTCAGCGACTATGTCGTACATCACTCACACATGCCCGTCGTTGTTTGTCAGAGGCCaaagcaacagcaacagcaacagcaacagcaagaGCAAGAACAAGTGTGA
- the LOC137296128 gene encoding universal stress protein YxiE-like: protein MSAKEHRKVLVAMDGSDHSVFAFDWYMDTVHRPDNEVIIVHCPDYSALTHSPVMSSDPSLVAQLIKKEEQQINVIIAKLKEKLAGSGIKGRILRLTGDAGHAIVKAALAEHVDVIVTGTRGQGKVRRTLLGSVSDYIIHHSNVPVLICKKPHDGTEEKQ, encoded by the exons ATGTCGGCAAAGGAACACAGGAAGGTTTTGGTAGCGATGGACGGGAGCGACCATTCCGTATTCGCCTTTGACT GGTACATGGATACTGTCCACAGGCCAGACAATGAGGTGATCATAGTTCACTGTCCGGACTACAGTGCACTGACACATTCCC CTGTGATGTCCAGCGATCCGTCCCTGGTGGCGCAGCTCATAAAGAAGGAGGAGCAGCAGATCAACGTCATCATCGCCAAGCTGAAGGAGAAACTCGCAGGATCCGGG ATCAAGGGCCGCATTCTCCGCTTGACTGGCGACGCAGGGCACGCCATCGTCAAGGCGGCATTAGCGGAGCACGTGGACGTCATAGTGACCGGGACGAGAGGTCAGGGCAAGGTCAGGAGGACACTTCTCGGCAGCGTCAGTGACTACATCATACATCACTCAAACGTCCCTGTGCTCATCTGTAAGAAACCACACGACGGGACAGAGGAGAAGCAATAG